A genomic stretch from Mya arenaria isolate MELC-2E11 chromosome 10, ASM2691426v1 includes:
- the LOC128206734 gene encoding 39S ribosomal protein L53, mitochondrial-like: protein MVFKPKHLSDIAKLSMVLKDFHLKPVKTLTFSFDPFESNTKSIRDCLQILTSKRVKREGAPRYKIDVRSDRSHPHIDVDFNDGHKIIFKTEHLKPYDVVSRLDVFCKAKDTSLGEADIALTKMAGKQKRKK, encoded by the exons ATGGTTTTCAAACCAAAACATTTATCAGATATTGCTAAACTTTCTATGGTTTTAaaagattttcatttaaaacctgTAAAAACCTTAACTTTTTCGTTCGACCCATTTGAGAGTAATACCAAATCAATAAG GGACTGCCTGCAAATTCTCACATCTAAGAGAGTAAAACGAGAGGGCGCTCCTAGGTATAAAATAGATGTGAGGTCCGACCGCAGCCATCCCCATATAGATGTAGATTTCA ATGATGGACACAAGATCATATTCAAAACTGAACATTTAAAACCGTACGATGTTGTATCAAGATTGGATGTGTTTTGTAAGGCAAAGGACACTTCCCTTGGTGAAGCAGATATAGCGCTTACCAAGATGGCAGGAAAACAGAAGAGAAAGAAATAg